Within Plasmodium reichenowi strain SY57 chromosome 3, whole genome shotgun sequence, the genomic segment aaatatatacaacattatatatatatataatatatatatacatatacatatacctatatgtttattcatttatatattaattgGACAATTGCACAGTTGTACATTTTCAtttgattatttatttattttttttttccctgtagtttatttatataaaaaatggCTATGAAATACGTTGCTGCATATCTTATGTGTGTATTGGGAGGAAATGAAAACCCAAGCACAAAAGAAGTTAAGAATGTGTTGGGAGCCGTAAATGCTGATGTAGAAGATGAAGTTTTAAACAATTTTATTGATTCATTAAAAGGAAAGAGTTGCCATGAATTAATCACTGATggattaaaaaaattacaaaatattgGAGGTGGTGTAGCTGCCGCACCAGCTGGTGCCGCTGCAGTAGAAACTGCTGAAACTAAGAAAGAAGATAAgaaagaagaaaagaaagaagaagaagagGAAGAAGAAGACGACTTAGGATTTTCCTTATTTGgttaaatattaaatattttgagGAGCCAAAACaaaaaccaaaaaaaaaaataaaaaataaaaaataaaaaataaaaaataaaaaacatatatattccagttcaaatttttatattataatttttggAAAATTTTTCCATCACTTTCAATAActttatataacaatattttattttatatgaatattaaatgtatatataaatatgtatgtatatatatatatatatatatatatatatatatatatatatatatttttatatttttatatttttatatttttatatttttatatttttttttttttttttttttttttttttaaacatatagatatatatagtatacttatatatatgtattatcattttttatataaacaatatgtaccaacatattttataaaataactTAATTAATTGGACTTGAATTATATTAAGTTTTGaaattttctatatatagaaattattgtattttacaaaaatatcatcaaaatgaatatttttataataatatattatattggGTATATGGTACTCACATAGTTgtccatatatatttttttttaaggtACATATCGTACATCTGTCCGTATctgtatatttttttatatataattatgtaatatgtttttttttttttttttgacTAAATGCATACATTAAATACTTTCTGCATGAATTCTTTTAAACATGAgttatattacaaaaaaaaaaataaaataaaataaataaataaataaatatatatatatatatatatatatatatatatatatatatatatatatatatataattgaatatatataaaaatacatatatatatatatatttatttatttatttattcatatttattatgtaaaaCATTTCTACACATTTCatttacataattttaaagaattaGCAAGATTAATTATATCATTAcattcttttatataagaatCGTTATcaattatacaaataattgACTGTCTagatttatttatacattttcCTAACAAATTTTTGCTTAAAGCAAAAACTATaggtatatttttttctttacaTTTAGCAATTATTTTCCCTAACGTATCATcgaaaatattatttagtGATGGTTCAATATTCGGAGCAATAAATACTATTTTTGGTTCAtctatacatatatgtttataacATTCTTTTAATCCTAAGAAATATcgttttttcttttttagCAATAACAATTTTTCATGCGAAAcagaaattttttttaaaaactCTTTAACCATAGTATTTAATTTAACAGTTATTTCATGATCAACATAATCAttgatataaatttttttttcgaCTCTGCTCACTTGTAtgtaatttaaaattttttcatttttaagCATTTCATcctttaatatatgatttacatcaataatattgttattcttattatcaccattgttattattattgttattattatggttgttattattatggttgttattattatggttgttattattattattgttattattattattattgttattattgttattattattattattattgttattattattattgttgttgttatGGTTGCATATATTATGCTCATTTCTTTCTATGGTATcactatttttttttttttcttttacaTTAACAACATTATTCTTATCAAAATTTTCAACAGAACAAATATTATCTTTCGAAGAAACTCTTTTATCTTTCAAATCAAGCTTATCATTTTGATCAGAGTActtttctattttttttgcaatatttataaattgtCTTATATCCCTCTTTCTaccatatttttttccttttctcAAACCTGTTGCATATTTATGTGCCCATGTGtgtataaatttttttaaaattttcaCCTGAACGTCAGGTAACTCACCATTTAGCACATTTTCCGTTTTGGCTagtttttttaaaaaattgcTAGCgaatttaatattattattattatcattattattattatcattattattgttattattgctattattgttattattgttattattgcTATTATTGCTATTATTGctattatttgttattattattttttttacctttttatttttcagtatccatttcattttattttgaataagttgtaaatatataccaGTGTGATGATCATTTATAGAATTgatattttctttttgttttaatagttcttgatatatatcatttttaattttcttttctaatataattattttttttaatttggatattttttttttttttaaacatttgggtaagaaataatagtttcctttttctttttcaacatttaatatatttgttaatttatttataagtttttttttttcttcaaattcttttttttttttttttttttttttcatcaatatattcatttttttttttttgatcAATTccttccttttttttttatcgCTACTAAAAGTTATTCTGACTAGTCTATTTCCGAATTGTATATTGTTATTCGTGTTTTCCGTTTGATAAGTTTtctcttctttttttctatcatcataatattttatagattttatattttttatgtattttgcattttttatattttttatcgattttatattttttatacattttcTATTTTCCACAATTTTTCTATTCTCTAAATTCACATTTGCATTTATACTTACGTTTACCTTTTCATTCTTCTTTTTTGgttttttttgtttctcCCTAATTATGTCTTTATCACCATTGGTATGTGTGCGAGGATTGGATTTTACGTCAAcaataatttcttttttcattcttacaaaaaaaaaaaaaaaaaaggtttGCCTATcaatttatatatcattttcattatacCAAAATTTGTACCATTgcattaatatataaatatatatatatatatatatatatatatatttttatttatttatttatttttataaaaacatttatCAGTATAAGTACTAATGgttttcatttatattttggctgttttttttttttttatccatgatgatatttatatattatatatttataaaggctatcataatattattcaaataagatatacattattaataattatataataataaaatagacAATTTGTAAAAGAAAACTTCCCcaatatatttctatatcatttataaaaaatgtacttttttttatataataaattaaaatgagaataacatataaatatattatataaaagtgGAACTAactatttatttataatttttttttttttttattatactatatatatatatatatatatatatttttttttttttttttccctctcattaaaaaaatacaaataaatattattatatatatgtataaattatatttatatatatggttTGTATactattcatatataataatattatacatgCA encodes:
- a CDS encoding 60S acidic ribosomal protein P2, putative, producing the protein MAMKYVAAYLMCVLGGNENPSTKEVKNVLGAVNADVEDEVLNNFIDSLKGKSCHELITDGLKKLQNIGGGVAAAPAGAAAVETAETKKEDKKEEKKEEEEEEEDDLGFSLFG
- a CDS encoding SECIS-binding protein 2, putative, which codes for MKKEIIVDVKSNPRTHTNGDKDIIREKQKKPKKKNEKVNVSINANVNLENRKIVENRKCIKNIKSIKNIKNAKYIKNIKSIKYYDDRKKEEKTYQTENTNNNIQFGNRLVRITFSSDKKKRKELIKKKKMNILMKKKKKKKKEFEEKKKLINKLTNILNVEKEKGNYYFLPKCLKKKKISKLKKIIILEKKIKNDIYQELLKQKENINSINDHHTGIYLQLIQNKMKWILKNKKVKKIIITNNSNNSNNSNNNNNNNNSNNNNNNDNNNNDNNNNIKFASNFLKKLAKTENVLNGELPDVQVKILKKFIHTWAHKYATGLRKGKKYGRKRDIRQFINIAKKIEKYSDQNDKLDLKDKRVSSKDNICSVENFDKNNVVNVKEKKKNSDTIERNEHNICNHNNNNNNNNNNNNNNNNNNNNNNNNNNNNNNHNNNNHNNNNHNNNNNNNNGDNKNNNIIDVNHILKDEMLKNEKILNYIQVSRVEKKIYINDYVDHEITVKLNTMVKEFLKKISVSHEKLLLLKKKKRYFLGLKECYKHICIDEPKIVFIAPNIEPSLNNIFDDTLGKIIAKCKEKNIPIVFALSKNLLGKCINKSRQSIICIIDNDSYIKECNDIINLANSLKLCK